The Oryctolagus cuniculus chromosome 5, mOryCun1.1, whole genome shotgun sequence genome includes a region encoding these proteins:
- the LOC100349667 gene encoding HLA class II histocompatibility antigen, DRB1 beta chain, whose translation MLCPWLSRGPCLAALTVTLLVLSPTPALAGDLLSRFMLQMKYECHFSNGTQRVRYVERHFYNREETLRFDSDVGEFRALTELGRPEADAWNQREDRLEDRRAAVDTFCRYNYLALESFAGRRRVVPKVTVYPAKTQPLQHHNLLVCAVSGFYPGHIEVRWFRNGEEEEAGVVSTGLICNGDWTFQTLVMLETVPQSGEVYTCQVEHPSVTSPITVEWRVQSESAHSKQLSGIGGVVLGLFFLGVGLFIYCRTQKV comes from the exons ATGCTGTGTCCTTGGCTCTCCCGAGGCCCCTGCCTGGCAGCTCTGACTGTGACACTGCTGGTGCTGAGCCCCACCCCGGCTTTGGCTGGGGACCTCCTAT CCCGTTTCATGCTGCAGATGAAGTATGAGTGTCATTTCTCCAACGGGACGCAGCGGGTGCGGTACGTGGAGAGGCACTTCTACAACCGGGAGGAGACCCTGCGCTTCGACAGCGACGTGGGGGAGTTCAGGGCGCTGACGGAGCTGGGCCGGCCGGAGGCGGATGCCTGGAACCAGCGCGAGGACAGACTGGAGGACAGGAGGGCCGCGGTGGACACGTTTTGCAGATACAACTACCTGGCGCTGGAGAGCTTCGCTGGGCGGCGGCGAG tTGTGCCGAAGGTGACCGTGTACCCTGCAAAGACGCAGCCCCTGCAGCACCACAACCTCCTGGTCTGCGCTGTGAGTGGCTTCTATCCAGGCCACATTGAAGTGCGGTGGTTCCggaatggagaggaagaggaggctggggTGGTGTCCACAGGCCTGATCTGTAATGGAGACTGGACCTTCCAGACCCTGGTGATGCTTGAGACAGTTCCTCAGAGTGGAGAGGTGTACACGTGCCAGGTGGAGCACCCGAGCGTGACCAGCCCCATCACCGTGGAATGGA GGGTACAGTCGGAATCTGCTCACAGCAAgcagctgagtggaattggggGCGTGGTGCTGGGTCTGTTCTTCCTGGGTGTGGGGCTGTTCATCTACTGCAGGACTCAGAAGG TGTGA